The Fusarium falciforme chromosome 4, complete sequence genomic interval CCCTTTCCGATAGCTGCAAGGACAAGTAGGAGCACACGTTCGACAAGTTCAAACTGAACATCGCCCGCTCCATAGCCTTTGGAGAGCCGGCTCCGGCTTATGGTATGATCATCCACCGTGGCAACGGTcgcttcctcttcatcggcCAGGGCTACCAGGTCACGTTCGAGTGCCTAGACCCGTCCACTGTGTACACGGGCGTTCTAGAGTTTTCGAATTGTTAGTAGATAACAACGGCAACCTCACGCGAAGCCGAACACTGAACGGGGATGAGCGTATGAGCGGAGAACTGGGCATCATGCCGAGCGAGACGCCGGACAATGGCGGCTTCCCCATCAGAGTCTTGGTTCCGGCAAGAACTTACGTTGCCGAGTGTGTTGCGTATAGCATTTAGTCAGTTGGTTGTTGGCCTTCTCCGGGTAGAATAGTTTGACGTTAGAAGTCATTTTCGCAATACATGCTGAGAAAGAGTTACTCCCCGTTTTCCGTTCCGACTACTCCACGCGATCCACGATGAAAGTGGCATGATGTGATGTGTACCTATTGATCCTACGCACTAAGTACTTAGTCTTGTCGCGCGGGCAATGAGCTTTGTCTCTACTGATGGGGTTCTCCATGGCCTAGAACGACCAGTCAATCCATGGTCCTCGACATACGGGATAACACAAGAGAAATGATGCCTGGAACAGGTGCGATGGATGGACGTACGTTTTTTGGCTGGACGTCGGACATTAACAAACAGCTCGCGAAAAGGAACGATACTTGCGCTCCAATAGCCTTCAATCAAGGCGAACTAATGGTACCGTTCAGCCTCCTTCGGCGGAATTGGCCAAAAGCATCCTCGAGGTGGCGAGCAGCGCTCGGCGAATCTATCTCAAAACAGACTAGACAACTCGATCCCTTCGTACGACCTGGCCGCGCTTCACAGTGGGGAAAGGGGAATTTCGCCGAGACGAAAGAGTGAAAAGGGAATATTTGGCCGGTGTGGCTACCCTAGAGCTTGAATCATAACTCGATATAATAATACAGAATATGAGAGTAAAGTTACACATATTCTATAAAATCGGtaggtataaaataattataagtaaaaatactcTTCTTATAGAGAAAGAATTACTAGTATCTTTAGATACTAAATTACCTTTAGCTAACTATAAGTGGCACCTTTAGGGTTGGGCCTTGTGGATCTTGGAATCCAGGAAGTACCATATTTACCTACCTTAAGCATCATCAAATCATGTCAGACAATTTTACCACTAATTTGAATCCCAAATAGCCCCTGCCTGACTCCATTCTATTATCCTGATACTGGTCAGGACCACTCATGTTGCCGGCGCCTGGCGGCCAAAGCCGTTCACCCTTACCGCGTGCTATGATCGTCGAATCGATATGGGCCACGCTTGAACGAGTTGTTCCCCGACATCAAGCCCCTCACTGAGCGAGATGCGCTGGAAAGCTACTACAAGGGCACGACGCCTAATGGCTTCGCTTGATTTACGAGTCTTGGTTTCATGTCTTTAGAATCGTCCAATATAATCTCGTTTTGTCTCAATTCCCTGATTATATATGGCCATCTCATTCTCGTCGTGATCGCTACGAAGGACAGGTAAAGGGCCTTTCACAAATACCTGGGTCCCCTCGCAAAATCCATCTAATACAAACCCTTTTCTATAAGCCGACTCATTGACTCTCACTCACCATTTAGCCAGAGCTAGGTATCTTCGAAATGGGAACGACTCACCACCATTTTTTGAGGGAGTCATCCCCAGTGATGCCAACACATTGAGCACTATGAGAAAAGAGAAACGTATTTCAAGTTGCACTATCATTCCATCGCGGTGATTCCGCATGCGTCACACCCAAGTATCTTTCTCTAGCGTGATCTGGGCCTTGTCAATGGAATCATTGTACAACTTAGCCAACTGCTGCTTCATAGCCTCCTCTGCTCCTGGAGTCACACTATCCGCAAACCCTTTCCAGGTGATCTCGGTCTCTTCCTGCCCCATTTTCTGCAATTGTATCCAGCCAAGGGCGCCAGTAGCGGGAAGCCCAGGTGAGTCGGCAATCGAATACGCAAACGAGTGGGTGTTCGGGTCGATGTATTTCAATGTCTCATGTATTTTGTTTCCATGAATTGTAAGAACCCGAGTAGATCCGATGCCGAAGCCGTGTAGTTCTACGTCTGTGCAGCCGGCGATGTAAAGGTGGGCGGCTCCGAAGGAGGACCACAATGCCCAGGTTCGGGAAATGGGGCTCTTGACAGTCCTGGTTACTTGACCCAAGAGAAACTTGGATTTGATAAGTCCTGCTGAACTTCTAATGTCAGACCAGGGACGATTTCTTCTCCGATTTGAGGTTGACTCCAGTGGAATCGATGTGTTGGGAAGCTCGTACCTGTCATGGTTGATCCTATTACCAAAGTCTTGGCTTTCCCAGCTTTGGAAAGGGGGATCTCTACGATATTTAATAGACCGAGCCACTTCTAGGCACTGCAGATCAGACAAGGTGTGCTAAAATTAGGTGTACAAGGAACAAGAAAAGAGGCTAGCCCTTGCAAGATGACAAAGCGTCCATATTCTAACCTATTTTCATCCATCCAAGCCCCTGCATTCTACGAAGTCGTCAAATTAAGCTCGGCCTTTCGGACTTTCGGACTTTGAGTAACGTCATTCAAGGAAACAAGGTTAAGCTAGGCCTCGTGGCATGCCTAAAATCTGCCAAGCTGAGTAGATAGCCATATCCCGCGGATCCCGTATCTAGCAAATCGCGCCCGGCAAAATCCTATTGGGAACTGCCGGCGCATGATAGTATTCGGGGTCCGAAGACCGCGCTCAGCGGAACTTGGACAGCTCGATGAAGGCCGTGTCGCCATGATACATCGTGAGCATCAACAAAGGCTCAAATGATGGGTATATAATGGGTTTCGCTTCGATGAACAATGTATTCTCACCAAGGCAGCATCCTCACCTCTTCATCTGGACTCTTGAGCAACCTCTTGCAAACCCACAATCTCGAACTCGAAATGGCACGCTCTCATCACTCTTTAGTAGCTTGCTTGGCATGGTGTCTTGCTACAGCAAATGTGTTCGCCGCACCAAGCCTCAAGAGTTGTCTCTTGGCATCTGTCAATGGACAGACTGAGAGGGTCAGTTTTTCTGGTGACACCGGGTTTCAATCAGACCATGTCCGTCCTTACAACCTCAATTTCCCATTCGAACCATATGCTATTATCTATCCCATCGATGCTTCAGAGGTCTCGAGCATTGTCGTGTGCGCATCCAAGTACAATCGCAAGATTCAAGCAAGGAGTGGCGGGCATGACTACACGAACAAAGGTAAGTCCATGTTACTTGCCCAGTTTCAACCGAAGTATTTACCAACTCTGCAGGCATTGGTGGAAACGATGGTGCCATCGTGGTGGACCTCAAACATATCAACCATGTCCAAGTCGATTCAAGCGGTGTAGCCAAGATTGGGGCTGGCAATCGACTCAAAGATGTCTGCGAGAAGCTCCATTCCGCTGGCAAGAGATATATGCCTCATGGATCTTCGCCCACTGTGGGAATTGGAGGTCACGCAACTGTCGGTGGTCTCGGGCTTCACAGCCGACTTCTTGGTACCTCGCTCGACGTCATGACGAGTGCGGAGATTGCCCTTGCCGACGGCACCGTCGTAACCACCTCCAAGACGCAACACCCAGATCTCTTCTGGGCCCTGCGTGGAGCCGGCGCAAGCTATGGCATCGTCACGAGTTTCTCCTTCCAGACCTTTCCTGAACCTGAAGAGGTGGTCAACTTCGCATTTACTGTGTCATCTGAGGACCCAGCACAGCTCTCGAACGCCTTCAAATCCTATCACGAAATCACCACTGATAAATCGCTTGATCCGCGGTTCTCCTCTGTAGCTATCATTGGCAAGGGCTCTGTCTTAATCAGTGGGGTTTTCTTTGGCGTAGAAGCAGACTACAAAGCCCTCGACTTCGAGGGCCGCATTCCAGGCATAACTGAGCGCAACATTGTCGCTGGACTGAGCTGGATGGGCCATATGAACCGTACTTTCGACAGCATATCCAGCATCTTCCCAGAACAGTCCTACTTTTACGCCAAGGACACGGCCATTGGCTACTCAAGCTTGCCCAGCAACGACAGTATTGACACCGTGTTTGAGCACCTGCAGAGCTCAGACTCCGGATCCAAGAGCTGGTTTGTTTTGGTCGATCTCTATGGAGGCACTGTGAATGATGTGTCTAGCGACGCCACGGCATTCCCTCACCGCGACCTTGCCTACTTTTTCGCGCTATATGCTCGGACTGAGTCGGAGACGTCACAGACTGCGCACGAATTTGCCGACAAGGCGGTTCTTATCTACCAAGGCGGCCAACCTGGGAAGTATCTGTCGTATGCCGGCTACACCAACTTGCGGATCAAGGGGAGCGCACAGAGGAAGTACTGGGGCAATAACCTTGCGAGATTGGAGAAGATAAAGACTATATTCGATCCGAGGGATGTTTTCTCCACGCCTCAGGGTGTAAAGCCACGTGGAGGTAAGTTCCAGAAAGATTAGGTTTTCCACTAGTCGTCTTGTAAAGAATAGTTCTGCTCGTAAACAATACCGCTAGACAATACTGTAGaatttctttctcttcattAACGAAGTCTCTAAAAGGGACCATTGGTCAGAATAGTAAAAGACACATTTGCTAGCATATAACGGCATTAAACCCAATACCGTAAAACACCACGTTATCCAAGAGATCTATAGAAGAAATATCCAAGATATAAGACTAAGTGCATGTAACCCCGTTTTTGAAAGTACAACTTCCTAAGAGCCCACCCTCTAAAGTGCAGGCGGGTGTCATAGTAATAGAGAATCAAACCAGGGCCTTTATGTTTACAGCCACTCCCCAGAGAAGCCACAGCGATGCTACAGGTgagacttaaataaaagccttatccAGGTTGTTGAAAAAGttgccatccttgaaggGAACATTGGCCTTGCCGAAGTTAGCGTTCTGAAGGGCATTTCTGGACCGGGCATCCATAGACTCCCACTGGAGAAGCCAGTGGGTGTCTCCCCTGGTGTTGCTCATCTGCAGGGCATGGTTTAGGCCAAGCTGAGTGAAATAttcgaccttgaccttgtcacCCTCCCGGATGGGGTTGGTGGTGCGGGAGTAGTCACCGTGACCGGATGCGGCAAAGCCAACGATACGGGGATTGGCATTGTCAGGGTTGTCGATCCAGACTACAACGTTTTCCCAGTCATGGCGGTGACCACCAACGACGTTGCCAGCATTGGGTTGGTCCTTGGGGAAATACCAAGCGTACATAAGGCCGAACTTGCCCTTGTGCCATGCCCCGCGAACATAGGTCTGGCCCTTGTTTCGATCGCGGCAGCCAGCGCTTGGGTTGCCGGTGTCCTGCAGACCGCCGCTGCCAACACTGTTAGATATAAACAGAGGAAGGCTATGGCCACCTTACCTGATATCACCCTGCTCGTTTGAGGCGGTGTAGGGCTGGCATCCATGCGCAATATGCAGGAAAGGCTGGAAGCGCTCCATGGCATTGCCAATTTTCCCACCCTGAGTCTTGGGAAGGACGGGTCCAATCGAGTCGTGTGGAACAATAGCCCGGGAATGAAGCTTTCCATCCACCGGAGTGGTGCTGGCGATGCCGAAAAAGGCAAAAACGGACAGGAGGGCGGCAGAACGCATGGTGAAGGCTGTGAGCCGGGGTAGGCCTAGAGGAAGGTTGATAGAGTAAGGTGAATGAAGAAAAAGTGCTTCGAGTGTGGCATCTGAAATGCTGCTGGAAGgaa includes:
- a CDS encoding FAD-binding PCMH-type domain-containing protein, translating into MARSHHSLVACLAWCLATANVFAAPSLKSCLLASVNGQTERVSFSGDTGFQSDHVRPYNLNFPFEPYAIIYPIDASEVSSIVVCASKYNRKIQARSGGHDYTNKGIGGNDGAIVVDLKHINHVQVDSSGVAKIGAGNRLKDVCEKLHSAGKRYMPHGSSPTVGIGGHATVGGLGLHSRLLGTSLDVMTSAEIALADGTVVTTSKTQHPDLFWALRGAGASYGIVTSFSFQTFPEPEEVVNFAFTVSSEDPAQLSNAFKSYHEITTDKSLDPRFSSVAIIGKGSVLISGVFFGVEADYKALDFEGRIPGITERNIVAGLSWMGHMNRTFDSISSIFPEQSYFYAKDTAIGYSSLPSNDSIDTVFEHLQSSDSGSKSWFVLVDLYGGTVNDVSSDATAFPHRDLAYFFALYARTESETSQTAHEFADKAVLIYQGGQPGKYLSYAGYTNLRIKGSAQRKYWGNNLARLEKIKTIFDPRDVFSTPQGVKPRGGKFQKD